A single region of the Populus nigra chromosome 2, ddPopNigr1.1, whole genome shotgun sequence genome encodes:
- the LOC133681951 gene encoding uncharacterized CRM domain-containing protein At3g25440, chloroplastic isoform X1, producing the protein MAVKRFITLESLGLCKSHQLKNFHPNHFTISSNSFHYRTSSLVDVMCKVLGQRPVYNVKGHLVPLLGHLWIHSCPSLNNVDKVVEPTENFEKTAAVFSGSDVKVKRPKLKGKRAVVRWLKFFRWKKKKEYERMTAEEKILYKLRKAQRKEERFVQALKKIEPKESSEATHDPEILTPEEHFFFLKMGLKCKNYVPVGRRGIYQGVILNMHLHWKKHQTLKVVVKTFTPEEVKEIAAELARFTGGIVLDIHEENTIIMYRGKNYSQPPTEIMSPRVTLSRKKALDKSKCRDGLRALRRYIPRLQQDLELLHARAGGKVGKGTEPTEETPETDIDGAESRSISSKQLENSEKLKEIIDRQDEGSEDGPDTDLGIASDSEDLSDIFETDSDADTEETSKRPLYLEEFEKFSVEADGEPEDFEEHLRQISLGSKKGVTSGKDVDIPTGVDVDSPSFDEVDRMFLRAASLLKRKKR; encoded by the exons ATGGCGGTGAAGAGGTTTATAACTTTAGAATCTCTTGGTCTCTGCAAATCTCACCAACTTAAGAATTTCCACCCAAATCATTTCACAATCTCTTCCAATTCATTTCATTATAGAACCAG TAGTTTGGTTGATGTGATGTGCAAGGTTCTTGGTCAGAGACCAGTGTATAACGTTAAAGGGCATCTTGTTCCTTTGTTGGGTCATTTATGGATTCACTCTTGTCCATCTCTAAACAATGTTGACAAAGTTGTGGAGCCAACCGAAAATTTTGAGAAAACCGCGGCGGTCTTTAGTGGTAGTGATGTTAAAGTGAAGAGACCAAAGCTCAAAGGCAAACGAGCGGTGGTGAGGTGGTTAAAGTTCTTCaggtggaagaagaagaaagagtacGAGAGAATGACAGCTGAAGAGAAAATCTTATACAAGTTGAGAAAG GCtcaaaggaaagaagaaaggtTTGTTCAAGCTTTGAAAAAGATTGAACCAAAAGAATCATCGGAAGCAACTCATGATCCAGAGATATTGACTCCAGAAGAgcacttcttctttttaaagatGGGCCTTAAGTGCAAGAATTATGTGCCCGTCGGCAGAAGGGGAATATACCAGGGTGTGATTCTTAACATGCACTTGCACTGGAAGAAACATCAGACTCTGAAAGTGGTGGTAAAGACATTCACTCCAGAGGAAGTGAAGGAGATTGCTGCTGAACTGGCACGATTCACTGGAGGGATTGTGCTGGATATTCATGAAGAGAACACAATAATCATGTACAGAGGGAAGAACTATTCCCAACCACCAACAGAGATTATGTCACCCAGGGTCACTCTCTCCAGAAAGAAG GCTTTGGATAAGTCAAAATGCAGGGATGGTCTAAGGGCTCTCAGGAGGTACATACCAAGACTACAACAGGACCTTGAGTTGCTTCATGCACGGGCTGGAGGAAAAGTTGGAAAAGGAACTGAACCTACCGAAGAAACCCCTGAGACTGACATTGATGGTGCAGAATCTAGGAGCATTTCAAGCAAGCAATTGGAGAATTCAGAAAAGCTGAAAGAAATCATTGATAGGCAAGATGAAGGCTCTGAGGATGGTCCTGATACTGACTTAGGGATTGCATCAGACTCGGAAGATCTATCAGACATTTTTGAGACTGACTCTGACGCAGACACGGAGGAGACATCAAAACGTCCACTTTATTTGGAAGAGTTTGAAAAGTTCTCAGTTGAAGCAGACGGAGAGCCTGAAGATTTTGAGGAGCACTTGCGCCAAATATCTCTGGGCTCAAAAAAGGGAGTGACATCGGGGAAAGATGTGGATATCCCCACAGGGGTAGATGTCGATTCACCATCCTTTGACGAGGTTGATCGCATGTTTCTCCGTGCTGCTtctcttttaaagagaaagaagagatag
- the LOC133681951 gene encoding uncharacterized CRM domain-containing protein At3g25440, chloroplastic isoform X2, giving the protein MAVKRFITLESLGLCKSHQLKNFHPNHFTISSNSFHYRTSLVDVMCKVLGQRPVYNVKGHLVPLLGHLWIHSCPSLNNVDKVVEPTENFEKTAAVFSGSDVKVKRPKLKGKRAVVRWLKFFRWKKKKEYERMTAEEKILYKLRKAQRKEERFVQALKKIEPKESSEATHDPEILTPEEHFFFLKMGLKCKNYVPVGRRGIYQGVILNMHLHWKKHQTLKVVVKTFTPEEVKEIAAELARFTGGIVLDIHEENTIIMYRGKNYSQPPTEIMSPRVTLSRKKALDKSKCRDGLRALRRYIPRLQQDLELLHARAGGKVGKGTEPTEETPETDIDGAESRSISSKQLENSEKLKEIIDRQDEGSEDGPDTDLGIASDSEDLSDIFETDSDADTEETSKRPLYLEEFEKFSVEADGEPEDFEEHLRQISLGSKKGVTSGKDVDIPTGVDVDSPSFDEVDRMFLRAASLLKRKKR; this is encoded by the exons ATGGCGGTGAAGAGGTTTATAACTTTAGAATCTCTTGGTCTCTGCAAATCTCACCAACTTAAGAATTTCCACCCAAATCATTTCACAATCTCTTCCAATTCATTTCATTATAGAACCAG TTTGGTTGATGTGATGTGCAAGGTTCTTGGTCAGAGACCAGTGTATAACGTTAAAGGGCATCTTGTTCCTTTGTTGGGTCATTTATGGATTCACTCTTGTCCATCTCTAAACAATGTTGACAAAGTTGTGGAGCCAACCGAAAATTTTGAGAAAACCGCGGCGGTCTTTAGTGGTAGTGATGTTAAAGTGAAGAGACCAAAGCTCAAAGGCAAACGAGCGGTGGTGAGGTGGTTAAAGTTCTTCaggtggaagaagaagaaagagtacGAGAGAATGACAGCTGAAGAGAAAATCTTATACAAGTTGAGAAAG GCtcaaaggaaagaagaaaggtTTGTTCAAGCTTTGAAAAAGATTGAACCAAAAGAATCATCGGAAGCAACTCATGATCCAGAGATATTGACTCCAGAAGAgcacttcttctttttaaagatGGGCCTTAAGTGCAAGAATTATGTGCCCGTCGGCAGAAGGGGAATATACCAGGGTGTGATTCTTAACATGCACTTGCACTGGAAGAAACATCAGACTCTGAAAGTGGTGGTAAAGACATTCACTCCAGAGGAAGTGAAGGAGATTGCTGCTGAACTGGCACGATTCACTGGAGGGATTGTGCTGGATATTCATGAAGAGAACACAATAATCATGTACAGAGGGAAGAACTATTCCCAACCACCAACAGAGATTATGTCACCCAGGGTCACTCTCTCCAGAAAGAAG GCTTTGGATAAGTCAAAATGCAGGGATGGTCTAAGGGCTCTCAGGAGGTACATACCAAGACTACAACAGGACCTTGAGTTGCTTCATGCACGGGCTGGAGGAAAAGTTGGAAAAGGAACTGAACCTACCGAAGAAACCCCTGAGACTGACATTGATGGTGCAGAATCTAGGAGCATTTCAAGCAAGCAATTGGAGAATTCAGAAAAGCTGAAAGAAATCATTGATAGGCAAGATGAAGGCTCTGAGGATGGTCCTGATACTGACTTAGGGATTGCATCAGACTCGGAAGATCTATCAGACATTTTTGAGACTGACTCTGACGCAGACACGGAGGAGACATCAAAACGTCCACTTTATTTGGAAGAGTTTGAAAAGTTCTCAGTTGAAGCAGACGGAGAGCCTGAAGATTTTGAGGAGCACTTGCGCCAAATATCTCTGGGCTCAAAAAAGGGAGTGACATCGGGGAAAGATGTGGATATCCCCACAGGGGTAGATGTCGATTCACCATCCTTTGACGAGGTTGATCGCATGTTTCTCCGTGCTGCTtctcttttaaagagaaagaagagatag
- the LOC133681951 gene encoding uncharacterized CRM domain-containing protein At3g25440, chloroplastic isoform X3, producing the protein MTAEEKILYKLRKAQRKEERFVQALKKIEPKESSEATHDPEILTPEEHFFFLKMGLKCKNYVPVGRRGIYQGVILNMHLHWKKHQTLKVVVKTFTPEEVKEIAAELARFTGGIVLDIHEENTIIMYRGKNYSQPPTEIMSPRVTLSRKKALDKSKCRDGLRALRRYIPRLQQDLELLHARAGGKVGKGTEPTEETPETDIDGAESRSISSKQLENSEKLKEIIDRQDEGSEDGPDTDLGIASDSEDLSDIFETDSDADTEETSKRPLYLEEFEKFSVEADGEPEDFEEHLRQISLGSKKGVTSGKDVDIPTGVDVDSPSFDEVDRMFLRAASLLKRKKR; encoded by the exons ATGACAGCTGAAGAGAAAATCTTATACAAGTTGAGAAAG GCtcaaaggaaagaagaaaggtTTGTTCAAGCTTTGAAAAAGATTGAACCAAAAGAATCATCGGAAGCAACTCATGATCCAGAGATATTGACTCCAGAAGAgcacttcttctttttaaagatGGGCCTTAAGTGCAAGAATTATGTGCCCGTCGGCAGAAGGGGAATATACCAGGGTGTGATTCTTAACATGCACTTGCACTGGAAGAAACATCAGACTCTGAAAGTGGTGGTAAAGACATTCACTCCAGAGGAAGTGAAGGAGATTGCTGCTGAACTGGCACGATTCACTGGAGGGATTGTGCTGGATATTCATGAAGAGAACACAATAATCATGTACAGAGGGAAGAACTATTCCCAACCACCAACAGAGATTATGTCACCCAGGGTCACTCTCTCCAGAAAGAAG GCTTTGGATAAGTCAAAATGCAGGGATGGTCTAAGGGCTCTCAGGAGGTACATACCAAGACTACAACAGGACCTTGAGTTGCTTCATGCACGGGCTGGAGGAAAAGTTGGAAAAGGAACTGAACCTACCGAAGAAACCCCTGAGACTGACATTGATGGTGCAGAATCTAGGAGCATTTCAAGCAAGCAATTGGAGAATTCAGAAAAGCTGAAAGAAATCATTGATAGGCAAGATGAAGGCTCTGAGGATGGTCCTGATACTGACTTAGGGATTGCATCAGACTCGGAAGATCTATCAGACATTTTTGAGACTGACTCTGACGCAGACACGGAGGAGACATCAAAACGTCCACTTTATTTGGAAGAGTTTGAAAAGTTCTCAGTTGAAGCAGACGGAGAGCCTGAAGATTTTGAGGAGCACTTGCGCCAAATATCTCTGGGCTCAAAAAAGGGAGTGACATCGGGGAAAGATGTGGATATCCCCACAGGGGTAGATGTCGATTCACCATCCTTTGACGAGGTTGATCGCATGTTTCTCCGTGCTGCTtctcttttaaagagaaagaagagatag